A region of Vespula vulgaris chromosome 1, iyVesVulg1.1, whole genome shotgun sequence DNA encodes the following proteins:
- the LOC127067943 gene encoding meiosis regulator and mRNA stability factor 1 isoform X3, with protein MDGEYVFDSKISVRFFKEIGISNNKSQGNSITRNRAISESEIIANSSRQMYSASASIAGARTLQVPHYQSSSPVVGPYTTWAGVPCTPVSVSSGMIQQPPIFVARPYSSNSDVTFNRTYNELTRVQSPLIWQVAGSQQFNHLWEDQYKVEKTKLSTKRIHAPQARDNSATNGTISRTPECLRPIRGAHSSFIHASEWAVHSQTNTYKRRSPSPMYETQIHERNNQWNGQNQHSIFIRNTRTPSPYEGTMIRVINQQNNHFSPYHQNDAENEEVEKFFHPINRNGNGTTNGNYTPIELQVSNLDQNIDPKEMKHILSSIFMEHVTVLHVSIFMQSDGNYAASVKVASLPDAQYAISQLHRRKIGYKRILISYAHTGGPNPQLIRAQIVMLLQEVPGHKLPLFKFREMYESRFMISISISELYKMKDVCIVTEDASGRMVSLNPDHRNTPSPCFSTPTQEGYVELPYCIKHTSKPWSDKGWAEQEMASLPNVNVSLKLLAPRIQQLLTMHNGSLPLPSLPNCYAAEFKEHLKVIENGVPLEHLVSCLSFVQLKQGIGSVKYLSWAVDKDHDESHEENKCVSPPLANQLALFSRELVDLLKTAPHCQLPFNRFIPAYHHHFGRQCRVADYGFTKLIDLLEALTHTVQVMGEGNKRVVTLSHRAQVRRFTSDLLRVLKSKASKQVTLSEFPNVYSRVIAKPWDIVDYGVCEIEDILSEVSENTVVMTTINGGDKMIAIPKREQTAEEIERTKQFAFEVVELLRHVPQCKMLFNKFVPSYHHHFGHQCRVSDYGFTKLIELFEAIPDVVKIEDGSNGERQISLTEKEGLRVLSEQISKLVAHTKSGLSVSNIVQNFLRQFGYALRPELFGCNSVLQLMQKLDDSVKIIDLATGPVIVAIDKSHLQQLALQCRRVLMDQPQHKAPVKEFQQQYSQCYSKTCNIEELKKDLSHVVQFSTINEENFIELTPLYCFACNLYRVMMSCGGQLNLSRFEAAYLAVNGSACRAAQYGFPTLTALLQALPCTVILKDTRKDKRKKKVIYLNKKLAAAGIALPAMYASGSSYHDTDSSNESFESDSSSRINASSNASTLEEHGKWITHTINGHNSWKQNEDNHFWTQDCEKHWKVLTYSEERSNNWPLFENNNEDFLKSLIHTPTIMQNDFPPPPPKPDSPPEVDIRTNNQWKSSVWIAPTKILYSQDERVTNVEVPPLTLPSWSQISEDDTLNLLSPTKNLLPAAANPLNPRTSPYFSTKHNLVVAPHPSELPLPSLSLTPKKNVSSESITVVQDCIEKQDVNSNNISEVNNTGNFEKENNIDNSKKNEIHNTPTKSLFTGKRRLAAQFNQPLQS; from the exons ATGGATGGAGAATATGTTTTTGACTCAAAGATTTCTGTAAGATTTTTCAAGGAAATAGGAATCAGTAACAATAAAAGTCAAG GAAATTCCATAACTCGAAATCGTGCTATAAGTGAATCAGAAATTATAGCTAACTCTTCTAGGCAAATGTATAGTGCAAGTGCTTCAATAGCGGGTGCACGAACCCTTCAAGTTCCACATTATCAATCATCATCACCTGTGGTAGGACCATATACTACTTGGGCAGGAGTACCCTGTACTCCTGTTAGTGTTTCTTCAGG AATGATTCAGCAACCACCAATTTTTGTTGCTAGACCATATTCATCAAATAGTGATGTAACATTTAACAGAACTTATAATGAACTAACTAGAGTTCAATCACCGTTGATTTGGCAAGTTGCTGGTTCTCAGCAATTCAATCATTTATGGGAAGACCAGTATAag GTGGAGAAAACAAAACTGTCGACCAAACGAATTCATGCCCCGCAGGCTCGGGACAATAGTGCTACTAATGGTACAATATCAAGAACACCAGAATGTCTTAGACCTATTAGAGGAGCTCACAGTTCATTCATTCATGCTTCAGAATGGGCAG TTCATTCTCAAACAAATACCTACAAACGTCGTAGTCCATCTCCTATGTATGAAACTCAGATACATGAACGAAATAATCAATGGAATGGACAA AATCAACATTCCATATTCATACGTAACACCAGAACACCATCGCCATACGAAGGTACTATGATACGAGTTATAAACCAGCAAAATAATCACTTCTCTCCATATCATCAAAATGATGcagaaaatgaagaagtagaa aaattttttcatcCAATAAATCGTAATGGAAATGGTACGACTAATGGAAATTATACACCTATTGAATTACAAGTAAGCAATTTAGATCAGAACATTGATCCAAAGGAAATGAAGCATATTCTTTCATCTATTTTCATGGAGCACGTAACA gtTTTGCATGTATCTATTTTTATGCAATCTGACGGTAATTATGCAGCTAGTGTCAAAGTAGCTTCTTTGCCAGATGCACAATATGCAATTTCTCAGTTACATCGTCGTAAAATTGGATACAAGCGTATACTAATATCGTATGCTCATACTGGAGGTCCAAATCCTCAACTTATACGTGCACAAATTGTAATGCTTTTACAAGAAGTACCAGGTCATAAGTTGCCACTTTTTAAATTTCGAGAAATGTATGAAAGTCGTTTTATGATATCTATTAGTATTTCTGAGTtgtataaaatgaaagatgTATGTATTGTCACTGAAGATGCTAGTGGAAGAATGGTGTCGCTTAATCCAGATCATAGAAATACACCATCTCCATGTTTTAGTACTCCAACTCAG GAAGGATATGTAGAATTGCCATATTGTATTAAACATACATCAAAACCATGGTCTGATAAAGGTTGGGCTGAACAAGAAATGGCATCTCTGCCAAATGTTAATGTCTCTCTAAAATTACTTGCCCCGCGTATACAGCAATTATTAACTATGCATAATGGAAGTTTGCCACTACCcag TTTGCCAAATTGCTATGCAGCTGAATTTAAAGAACATTTGAAGGTGATAGAGAATGGTGTACCTTTAGAACATCTAGTATCATGTCTATCATTTGTTCAATTAAAGCAAGGCATTGGAAGTGTCAAATACCTTAGTTGGGCTGTAGATAAAGATCATGATGAAAGTCATGaag aaaataaatgtgtCAGCCCTCCATTGGCAAATCAATTGGCTTTGTTTAGTCGCGAATTAGTGGATCTTCTAAAGACTGCTCCACACTGCCAACTACCATTTAATCGGTTTATTCCAgcttatcatcatcattttggGAGACAATGTAGAGTCGCTGATTATGGATTTAccaaattaattgatttattagaaGCACTTACACATACTGTTCAA GTAATGGGAGAAGGAAATAAACGAGTAGTAACACTTTCTCATCGTGCTCAAGTACGTCGTTTTACATCAGATTTACTACGAGTGTTAAAATCAAAAGCAAGTAAACAAGTGACACTTTCAGAATTTCCAAACGTGTATAGCAGAGTAATAG CTAAACCATGGGATATTGTTGATTATGGTGTATGTGAAATAGAAGATATACTTAGTGAAGTATCAGAGAATACAGTTGTTATGACTACAATTAATGGAGGTGATAAAATGATAGCTATCCCCAAACGTGAGCAAACTGCAGAAGAAATAGAACGTACAAAACAATTTGCATTTGAg GTTGTAGAATTATTGAGACATGTTCCTCAATGTAAAATgctatttaataaatttgtgcCATCTTATCATCATCACTTTGGTCATCAGTGTCGTGTATCAGATTACGGATTTACTAAATTAATAGAATTGTTTGAAGCTATACCAGATGTAGTTAAAATCGAAGATGGAAGCAATGGTGAAAGGCAAATTAGTTTGACAGAAAAGGAGGGTTTACGTGTTCTCAGTGAACAAATATCAAAGCTAGTAGCTCATACAAAAAGTGGTCTTAGTGTTTCAAATATTGTTCAGAACTTCTTACGACAATTTGGCTACGCATTGCGTCCAGAATTATTTGGTTGTAATTCTGTATTACAACTCATGCAAAAACTTGATGACAGTGTTaag ATTATAGATTTAGCAACAGGACCAGTAATAGTTGCAATTGATAAATCTCACTTGCAGCAGTTAGCTTTACAATGTCGTAGAGTGTTAATGGATCAACCTCAACATAAAGCGCCTGTAAAAGAATTTCAACAACAATATTCTCAATGTTATTCAAAAACTTGCAATATTGAAGAgcttaaaaaagatttatctcATGTTGTTCAG TTTTCAACAatcaatgaagaaaatttcatagaACTAACTCCATTATATTGCTTTGCATGTAATTTATATCGTGTTATGATGAGTTGTGGAGGTCAACTAAATCTTTCACGTTTTGAAGCTGCATACCTAGCAGTCAATGGTTCAGCATGCAGAGCTGCTCAATATGGTTTTCCAACATTGACAGCTCTCTTACAAGCATTACCTTGTACtgtgatattaaaagataCGCGAAAGGataaacggaaaaagaaagtaatatatcttaataaaaaattagctG CTGCTGGTATTGCATTACCTGCAATGTATGCGTCAGGTTCATCATATCATGATACAGACTCTAGCAATGAGTCATTTGAAAGTGATTCTTCATCACGTATAAATGCATCTAGTAATGCTTCCACATTGGAAGAACATGGAAAATGGATAACACATACAATTAATGGTCATAATTCTTGGAAACAAAATGAAGACAATCACTTTTGGACACAAGATTGTGAAAAACATTGGAAGGTCTTAACATATTCGGAAGAACGATCAAATAATTGGccattatttgaaaataacaatGAAGATTTTCTTAAAAGTTTGATACATACACCAACAATTATGCAAAACGAttttccacctcctccacctaaACCTGATTCTCCACCTGAG GTGGATATAAGAACAAATAATCAATGGAAGTCATCAGTGTGGATAGCACCAacaaagattttatattcccAAGATGAACGGGTTACGAACGTAGAA GTACCTCCATTAACTTTACCTTCTTGGAGTCAAATATCTGAGGATGatacattaaatttattatcaccAACCAAAAACTTATTACCAGCTGCTGCAAATCCCTTAAATCCACGTACATCACCTTATTTTTCAACCAAACACAATTTAGTTGTAGCACCACATCCATCTGAATTACCGCTACCTTCATTGTCGCTAACACCGAAAAAGAATGTATCCTCTGAAAGCATTACAGTCGTGCAAGATTGCATAGAAAAACAAGACGTTAATTCTAACAATATTAGTGAAGTTAATAACACAGGAAatttcgaaaaggaaaataatattgataatagtaagaaaaatgaaattcacAACACTCCTACTAAATCAT taTTTACAGGAAAACGACGTTTGGCAGCTCAGTTCAACCAACCTCTTCAATCTTAA